From Fundulus heteroclitus isolate FHET01 chromosome 14, MU-UCD_Fhet_4.1, whole genome shotgun sequence, the proteins below share one genomic window:
- the LOC105936134 gene encoding DNA damage-inducible transcript 4-like protein, which produces MRTVTMVATSKLKTKSTERISELVERRYDQVCIEKELDFWDRCMAEPQMAADVTEDRSCHKLAKMFESCLSRAKKTTLHCSSVLVPEKLTRRIAREVLWLASCEPCGLRGCVLYVHLELEKGWKQLERIAYDSSVVPTFELTLVFKQDGSAWPSLRDFLFMGSCFGPNFRNVLKLSPGFRLVKKKLYSSSAGTVIEGC; this is translated from the exons ATGAGAACGGTCACCATGGTCGCTACGAGCAAATTAAAGACCAAAAGCACCGAGCGCATTTCGGAGCTGGTTGAAAGGCGATACGACCAGGTGTGCATCGAGAAAG aGTTGGATTTCTGGGATCGCTGCATGGCCGAGCCCCAGATGGCTGCAGACGTCACGGAGGACAGGAGCTGCCACAAGTTGGCTAAGATGTTCGAAAGCTGCCTGTCCCGGGCCAAGAAAACGACGTTGCACTGCTCCTCTGTGCTGGTACCAGAGAAGCTGACGCGGAGGATAGCTCGCGAGGTCCTCTGGCTGGCGTCCTGCGAGCCCTGCGGCCTGCGCGGCTGCGTCCTCTACGTCCACCTGGAGCTGGAGAAGGGCTGGAAGCAGCTGGAGCGCATTGCCTACGACTCGTCGGTAGTGCCCACCTTCGAGCTGACTCTTGTGTTCAAGCAGGACGGTTCAGCGTGGCCCAGCCTGCGGGACTTTCTCTTCATGGGCTCCTGCTTTGGCCCAAACTTCAGGAACGTGCTTAAACTGAGTCCGGGCTTCCGACTGGTCAAGAAAAAACTGTACTCCTCCTCGGCTGGCACCGTGATAGAGGGCTGTTGA